A region of the Apium graveolens cultivar Ventura chromosome 6, ASM990537v1, whole genome shotgun sequence genome:
ctgaTAATTATTGATTTAATGATCGTATTTGTTAGTGTCCATCAAAGCGTTTAtttactttaaattaaaaaacaTATCTTAACAGTAACAGGTTTATGGgttgtatttagattatattaagtaatattgaattaagtttaataacatctatttacttttaagttttaaattattttttatcgataattaagtaatattaaataaaatatattgaaaaggctaattattagataattatcatattatattatttaatattaaattatctaaagaatagatatttggttcataaaataaatatataattcgtttcacaaaaataaaactaacatGTTAGATTTTTATATCAAATAAAACAATGCAAAACTAGAATTATAGtggaaaatttcataactgattcgattatttttaaccacataactattttttgcaagtaacaatttaatattgatataaatattttaattttaattcgtgtttcgcacggattatgaataattctctacaaatattaattcgatGTTTTTACTCTTGGGCCGTGTTTCGCACATgttatcaactatctatactaataagcgttccaaatcttggtactcattagaaaattatacaattatttttaaaattttatgtaataaaatctcaaccgacaaaaattaacttctactctctgtaattttttttttctacAATTTTTATTTGTTACTGAACATCCAAATATTGGTTTACTTTAATGTAATCATATTAGTAAGTTAATATGTCAGATTTATATAGGTAAATAATTAGGTTAATGCGTAACTAGAATCATATGGTGAAATTTTACAGTTACACTTAACTTTgattttttaactacatattttaacaacattttatatattatatttagatctATATTTTACACATGTATGAGTTTCagttttatataaataataatgtgatactattatttttaattttgggCTTCGCACGGTTACCCACTAGCACGattaaagatgattttaattaCTCCTCCTTCCCATTTAGTTTGACCACGCTTGCTTTATAAAATCCCGCATACGTAAAAAAGAAAgtctttttttttgctaattgaTTACGTGGAATCCAATTCTAACCTGACGTGAGTGGTACAAGAGCTCTAACAACCCTAACAACACCTGGTTGGCGACAAAGAAAGTCTTCTGTTACTATATATAGTGTCGCGTTGGGCCTTTTGCAATAAGCCAATAATCAGAATATCTAACTCTACATTGCTTCGACGTCCAAAATGAGTTCAGCACTAGAAAAATTTAGCGATCCCGGCCATACACTCATACTTAAAGAGGATATTACTCAAGCTGGTGCTAAATGCCATGTTTGCGCCAAATCAGTTTTAGGCCAGCCTGCGTATACTTGCTCGAAAACGCATAATGATGCTTGTCGAAACTTTTACCTCCACAATACTTGTGCTAAATTGCCAACACATATCAAACACCATAAGCACAACCAGCACAGCCTCACTCTCGATAATCGTCCTGATACGTGCTCCTGTGATGTTTGTTCTCGTCCTGTGAGGGTTGCGTATGCATGTTATGATTGTGACTTTGATGTGTGTGTTTTTTGTACTTGTGCTATGAGAATGCTGCATCATGAAGCTCATAATCAGCACGAACTTATATTGATGAATAGGAGAGCTGTCGTTGAGTGTGATGCTTGTGGCGCGGTGGCTAAAGACTCTACCTATGTTTGCACAACCTGTGAATTTTGGATTCACAAGAAATGTGCTTATGCAGATTCCATTATTCAGTCTCCGTCTTGTCACCACCACCCTCTCCGTCTCATCTACTCTATTCCTGAAAGGCACCGTGATATTGCACCAGACTGCAGCATCTGCGACAAAGTAGTTTACAATAGCAACTGGATGTATTACTGTCACCAATGCACATATTTTGTGCACATGAATTGTGCTACATCCTCAGTATCAAAGGAGTAAGTATTTAGACGAATTGGTTTCAAATTTGAAATGATCGAATTATCATCTCTTAACTAATTACATTTGCTGTTTTCAGAGACGAGGACGAGTCAGATGATCTCAGTGATGCACTTAAAGATCTCAGAGATGAGATTACAGGAAATCTCGAAGAGGAGCTTGAAGCCGAGGCCATCAATATGCTGCCTGATTCGGTACAATTCCTCGCGGAATCGTCACCAGTtgatctccttggcagtcttgtgTCTGCGCTTCTGTAGAATTGTCAATTTGGCTTATGAAACTAGCGAAACCTTTCAAAAAAGTTTGAATTCCGTTTTAATAACCGTAGCTCAATAATGTTAATGTAACATTATGTGTCAAGTCTTTTTCGGAAATGTCGTATTCGTGTACTTGCAGTTGCAGTGTGTAATTGAGTGTCTTTCCAGCATGGTGGTATGTATGTGTTAGACGCCTTTGCTTTATTCAGACCTTCCCCTTTTGACCGTTTAAAGAAACATGTATTTTGCGAAGTACATGTATTGTACTCCTATTaactaaatatattttaatattaaaatattatttaaaaagtGAATATAAAGAGTGTTGTTGGAAGTGAATATACATTAAGTTGTTAAaagttaatattttataatatatttgaaGTGGGGCTCAAGAAACGTGGGAGATGCTCTCAGTTATCTATAAACTTTGCTCTTAGTTCAATTAACTGTTGATTGGTCTGCTTTCTTGGtgttgttggacaaacttagtattttagactaagttgtgaatcattttgagactctatatgagtgagacacattatgtgttagtggtgtgtatttattggaacgtattcttctcttcgaggggattccaacgcatattaacacgctcaaaatgagtaaaaggtgaatgagaactgatgttccaaagttttaccttttaatatgaaaagtggctttgtaccacatcgagagtagcacaaacctattccttagtttttcttataaataccatgtaccacatcgaaaagaaaaacaagtcctttcaagcctctctttataaatagagtcttagggcaccagttttattaagtcaagaaaataagagtcatctctttcattcttggtctctttagtcttaaattttttcaatattccggtgatagttctcgggctcagttcaagttcgctgagagtatattcgatctatcgattatactagtatctcgttttatcctgggaagcaggtcgctaaacacggatggtgcggggcgaaactgctttaaggagacagttttctggactcgagattaaatccaatctctgtttgttttctcaaacccttctcctaatttaattgttaattctcatatgcttatgtgatttaagaattaacaatgtttttgtgaagtagttatatattcaatatatatatataacaatgtctttatcgtacaagattgctaacaatcttaaagcagtttccttcaattttcatactttcttgtgagtagacgtaaaagtcaatttgattgtttaaattggatttatttatgggtatatgagtggtcattatttgcctcattaattaaattaaatttagtgcattaatttctttgatcacttgttgccatgtgcttgaaattaatataaatttgattttaagtggtgctttgtttaagcataacaggtacgaggcaaaagtaagcacaaagttgttggataattggtttcttataaggctattgatgctttaatggttattgatttatgatcaacttatattcaagtggacatatttggtgacatctctttcgagttgatcattataaattggtagattaaacccaaatttataattcgtccatgtttttgctattaatggatagcttattatgttttgttaacatggtgattgatttcttaattctgaattgattttggaattattagTACACTAATACAAGAATCATATATGCTATAGTTTACATGCAtgtttgcaagttcataacatgatattgctatgcaattaaatgatatggctacataaatgtgacccttcatgatggaacttgattatttggtgattaattttttaatcattgttgagtgatgataatgcatcaattattattgtttaatctttaataatggagttatatcacaaacttgtaatactggatagaatgcagtaacatgtttgttgttaaataatgtgacgaggtgggcagctgaagtgaaccagatttacaattgctcaggattctccacattaaaaaacctaatgggcctggagtacaggttatgggtcggcacataaattatatttttctggttggatttttcctccagttaaataataatttcacgtgt
Encoded here:
- the LOC141668310 gene encoding protein VACUOLELESS GAMETOPHYTES-like; its protein translation is MSSALEKFSDPGHTLILKEDITQAGAKCHVCAKSVLGQPAYTCSKTHNDACRNFYLHNTCAKLPTHIKHHKHNQHSLTLDNRPDTCSCDVCSRPVRVAYACYDCDFDVCVFCTCAMRMLHHEAHNQHELILMNRRAVVECDACGAVAKDSTYVCTTCEFWIHKKCAYADSIIQSPSCHHHPLRLIYSIPERHRDIAPDCSICDKVVYNSNWMYYCHQCTYFVHMNCATSSVSKEDEDESDDLSDALKDLRDEITGNLEEELEAEAINMLPDSVQFLAESSPVDLLGSLVSALL